The genomic region ACGGGATGGTGGACTCGGCGCACACGCGCTTAGATTACCATCGGGACGGGAAATTCGACCTGCTGGATGTCATGACCCTGATGGTCAACATCCTCCAGGGGAACCTGAGCATGGTGATCCACGGGGGCGACGGGATCTATCCTCTGATGGGCCGCGTGATGGAGGGGGCGGTGGGTTTGAGCGGCGTGCACATCTATGTCCGCGGCGCCGGGCTCGACACAACGTTCCTGACCAACAACCTCGGCATGTTCCAACTGGACGGCCTGAAGAACGGCGAATATGTGGTGCGGGCCGCCCGCGGCAACTACAAGATCACCCCGGACAGCCTGAACGTGACGATCAACGGCGACACGCTGATGATCCCCAACATCACGGCGGTCTATTCGGGTTTCGGCGTGCTGGGCAAGGTGACCGCCGATTCGCTGGGCCTGCCGATGGTCAATATCCGGGCCCAGGGCGTGGGGATCGATACGACGGTGGTCTCGGACGGGGCGGGCAAATACAGGATAATCGGGCTGCCGGCCGGCAGCTATGTGCTGCGTCCCTCCCGCGAGTACTACACTTTCACGCCGGACAGCCTGCTGATCTCCCTGGGGGCCGGTCAGACCGTGGACGCCCCGGAGATCAAGGCCAAGTTCAACAACCCGACACAAGTCAATCTGCACAAGATCAGCGGAAAGATCACCTGCTCCTCCGGCGGCCTGAGCAACATCCTGGTCTACCTGTACGATTCGACCGGCAAGCAGATACACTCCCTGACCGACCAGACCGGGACGTTCTATTTCCTGGTGCCGGACGGCAGGTATACGATCATCCCGATGAGTTACATCGGCTATGCCTACAACCCGATCAGCTGGGAGACCACGGTTGGTGGCTACGATCTAAGCGGGATGATATTCTACATGTACGGAGTGGAGAACCCCGTTCCGTAATGAGCGGAGCGTCAATTGCCGTAGTTGGAAAGGTCGCGACCCACGTTGCGGCCCAGGGCCGACAGGGCGGTATGGTAGTCGTAGATCGAGTTGATGTAGTTGACCTCGGCCTGGATGTAGTCGGCCTGGGCCTTGCGCACCTCGACCATGTTGGCCGAGCCCAGGGTGTAGCTGCGGCGTTCCAGCTCCAGCGACTGGGCGGCCAGGTCGCGGCTTTCGGCCAGGGTCAGGTTCTGCTCGTACAGACGTTCCAGCTCCAGGCAGCCCAGACGCACATCCCGCGCCACTTCCAGGCGGGTCTTCTCGATCTGGAACCTCAGGTTGTTCGCATCCGCCTGCGTGTAGCGATTCTCCCTGAAACGCGCGAACCCGTCCAGAATGCTCCAGTTGATCAGCATGCCCAGCGTTGCACCGCTTTGATCCCGGGGATGCATCAGGAACCCGTCCGCGCTGCGTGAATACCCCACCGTGGCCTTGACCGTGGGCAGGTAGGCCAGCCGTCCCATCCAGAGATTGTTGCGCTGCTGACGGTACTGCAGCTCCAGGCTCAGCAGTGTGGGGTTGTGCTGGATCGCCTCCTCAACCAGGCTTTCCACCTCCAGCACCGGCTCCTCCACCCGAAACTCGTCCACCAGGGTGAACGCGCTGTCCAGGCCGCCGCCCACGGCCAGGTTCAGGTTCTCGCGGGCCGCGGCCAGCAGGTTCTTGTACTGGAGGTATAGCAGTTGCTCGTTCTGCAGGTCGATCCGCGCCTGGAGCACATCCAGCTTCGTCACCTCACCCACCTTGAGCCGGGCCTCGGTCTGGCGGAGCTGCTCCTTGAGCTGGCCCACCTGTTCGTCCGAGGCGTGTGTCAGGTGCTGCTGACGCAGGACATCGAAATAGGCCGCCCGCACGTTGTCGGCCACCTGCAGCTCCATGCCGCGAAGGTCGCTGCGGCGCTCCCGGCGCAGGAAATAGGCGTTGCGCATCCCGAAATACATCTGGGCCTGGTTGAACACGTTGTACGACAGGCCCATCGTGGACGAGCTGGCATCCGACATGCGTGTCGAACGCAGTGACTGTCCCGGAAAATTCAAGGTGTTGGTCTGTCTGTTCTGGTTTATCCCGTAAGTGGTGAACATCGCCGGAGTGAACAGCCCCCAGGCCAGGGCCATGTCCCCGAAAGCGGCCCGCAGGTTTTCCTGGGCGATCTTGTAGTCCTGGCTGCCTCCCAGGG from bacterium harbors:
- a CDS encoding TolC family protein, which translates into the protein MAVALVCLVGLSRAEDSTQEESLPLESMPHPLLLESSVPFYHDYNLAFFHLLGSKKTKAAPSQSQALTLSECIDQALGGSQDYKIAQENLRAAFGDMALAWGLFTPAMFTTYGINQNRQTNTLNFPGQSLRSTRMSDASSSTMGLSYNVFNQAQMYFGMRNAYFLRRERRSDLRGMELQVADNVRAAYFDVLRQQHLTHASDEQVGQLKEQLRQTEARLKVGEVTKLDVLQARIDLQNEQLLYLQYKNLLAAARENLNLAVGGGLDSAFTLVDEFRVEEPVLEVESLVEEAIQHNPTLLSLELQYRQQRNNLWMGRLAYLPTVKATVGYSRSADGFLMHPRDQSGATLGMLINWSILDGFARFRENRYTQADANNLRFQIEKTRLEVARDVRLGCLELERLYEQNLTLAESRDLAAQSLELERRSYTLGSANMVEVRKAQADYIQAEVNYINSIYDYHTALSALGRNVGRDLSNYGN